The sequence ATCACATCGCCATAATCTAATAACACCCAAGAACCTTCAGCTTGTCCTTCTATTTGACGAGGCAGCCTTTGTAATTGGGTTTCAAGTTTTTCTTGAATTGATTGCGCGATCGCCCGTACTTGCACCTTAGAAAAGCCTGTAGCTATCACAAAATAATCAGCTAGATATGACACTTCTGCAACGTCTAGCAAAAGAATGTCACCACCTTTACGATCATCAGCAGCCTCTGCCGCTAACATCGCTGCTATCTTACTGTCATCTTTTGTGGCATTATTACTAACTAAGGTT comes from Oculatellaceae cyanobacterium and encodes:
- the rsfS gene encoding ribosome silencing factor, giving the protein MSENLQSSPTLVSNNATKDDSKIAAMLAAEAADDRKGGDILLLDVAEVSYLADYFVIATGFSKVQVRAIAQSIQEKLETQLQRLPRQIEGQAEGSWVLLDYGDVIVHIFLNQEREFYSLEAFWGHAETIKYPLAS